The Yersinia intermedia genome window below encodes:
- the dgt gene encoding dGTPase produces the protein MSGIDFKQKISFQRPFGKSSSAEDEYDITRVFESDRGRIVNSAAIRRLQQKTQVFPLERNAAVRSRLTHSLEVQQVGRYIAKEILNRFKQDKKITAYGLDKLLDPFESIVEMACLMHDIGNPPFGHFGESAINNWFTKQMDPNGGGAEPRGKDHCQVNALRLREGETELNTLRSKIRHDLSQFEGNAQAIRLVYSLLKLNLTYAQVGCILKYTKPAYWSDDIPASHHYLMKKPGFYLAEEDYVKDLRRELNMGEFNRFPLTYIMEAADDISYCIADLEDAVEKSIFSVEQLYDHMMQEWGEVTHGDLFDKVVGGAFRQLGRGQGRRSSEDQFFMYLRVNTVGKLVPHAAQRFIENLPTVFSGSFNQALLEDSSPACKLLQIFKKVAVKHVFNHPEVEQLELQGYRVISGLLDIYSPLLSMPQAAFTQLVAEDSHRQYPIETRLFHKLSTKHRLAYAESTERLRNLSPEQHEIYEYYYRARLIQDYISGMTDLYAYDEYRRLMAAE, from the coding sequence ATGTCCGGGATCGATTTTAAGCAGAAAATCAGTTTTCAGCGGCCGTTTGGTAAATCCAGTTCGGCAGAAGATGAATATGACATTACCCGGGTATTTGAAAGTGATCGCGGTCGGATTGTTAATTCTGCTGCCATTCGGCGTTTACAGCAAAAAACGCAGGTCTTCCCACTGGAGCGCAATGCCGCTGTTCGCAGTCGTTTAACCCATTCGTTGGAAGTGCAGCAGGTGGGGCGCTATATTGCCAAAGAGATCCTTAATCGGTTTAAGCAAGATAAAAAAATAACGGCCTATGGGCTGGATAAGCTGCTTGATCCCTTTGAAAGTATAGTGGAAATGGCTTGCCTGATGCATGACATCGGTAATCCACCTTTTGGCCATTTTGGTGAGTCAGCGATCAATAACTGGTTTACAAAACAGATGGACCCTAACGGCGGTGGTGCTGAACCACGTGGTAAGGATCATTGTCAGGTTAACGCGCTAAGGCTGCGGGAAGGGGAAACAGAGCTTAATACTCTGCGCAGTAAAATCCGCCATGACCTAAGCCAGTTTGAAGGTAACGCACAAGCTATTCGTTTGGTTTACAGTTTATTAAAACTGAATCTGACTTATGCTCAAGTGGGCTGCATTCTTAAATATACTAAACCGGCTTATTGGTCAGATGATATTCCTGCTTCTCATCACTATTTGATGAAGAAACCAGGATTTTATCTTGCTGAAGAAGATTATGTTAAAGATTTACGTCGCGAACTCAATATGGGGGAGTTCAATCGTTTCCCTCTGACATATATTATGGAAGCTGCGGATGATATTTCTTATTGTATTGCTGACTTAGAGGATGCAGTAGAAAAAAGTATTTTCAGCGTTGAACAACTTTATGATCATATGATGCAAGAGTGGGGCGAAGTTACCCATGGCGACTTGTTTGATAAAGTTGTTGGTGGCGCATTCCGGCAATTAGGTCGTGGGCAAGGCCGGCGCAGTTCGGAAGATCAATTCTTTATGTATTTACGGGTAAATACTGTCGGGAAATTAGTTCCTCATGCGGCACAACGGTTTATTGAAAATTTACCCACAGTATTTTCTGGCTCGTTTAATCAGGCATTGCTAGAAGATTCCAGCCCTGCGTGTAAATTACTGCAAATTTTTAAAAAGGTGGCAGTAAAACATGTTTTTAATCATCCCGAAGTAGAACAGCTTGAATTACAAGGATATAGAGTTATTAGTGGGTTGCTTGATATTTATAGCCCGCTATTATCTATGCCGCAGGCGGCCTTTACACAGCTTGTAGCAGAGGACAGCCACCGCCAGTATCCAATTGAGACTCGATTGTTCCATAAATTGTCCACTAAACATCGTTTGGCTTATGCAGAATCGACAGAGCGGTTACGGAATTTATCGCCAGAACAACATGAGATATATGAATATTATTATCGTGCTCGCTTAATTCAGGATTATATCAGTGGTATGACAGACCTTTATGCCTACGATGAATATCGGCGGTTGATGGCTGCGGAATAG